CGAACACCCAGCTCATTGGCCTAGCAAACTCTGCACCTAAGCCAATGGAGCGAACAAAGCCGTCCTCAACCCGAAGCCACCTCAAGCGCTCGGCGTGCTTGCTCGGTATATCTTGAGCACCCCAAATAATAGAAACAGCGCCATTCGGAATTTCTTCAAACAAAAAAACGAAGGTTATTGCGTGGTTCGGCAAAAACTGCCGCAAACTCTTCTGCCAATAGCGCTTAAATCCATAGGCGTATATTTGCTTATGTTCACCGAGTGTTTGTTGTGCCTGAGTTTGGCGAATTAAGTTAGGCAAAATACTCAGCGTCAGTAAAATTTGGAGCTTGGGCGTCTTTTTTAGACACTTTCGGAGCAGCTTGAGCGCTTGCCAATAATTGTCCTGTTTTCTCTTTTAATTCTTGTAACGGCCAATCGATAGCTAACGTCGGGTCGTCCCAACGAATTGCGCGCTCATGTTCTGGCGCATAGTAGTCTGTTGTTTTATATAAAAACTCTGCTGTTTCCGACAAAACCAGAAAGCCATGAGCAAACCCGGCTGGCACCCACATTTGTTTGAAATTGTCGGCCGTGAGGCGAGCCGCTACCCAGTCACCAAAAGTCGGAGAACTTTCACGTAAGTCTACCGCGACGTCGAATACTTCACCCTGAGTAACACGCACTAATTTACCTTGCGCCTGTGCTATTTGGTAATGCAAACCGCGAAGTACACCCAAGCTCGATTTAGAGTGGTTGTCTTGTACAAACTGCACTGACTCTCCAATGGCTTCTTCAAACGCTCGTTGATTGAAACTTTCCATAAAAAACCCACGCTTGTCTTGAAATACGTGCGGTTCGATTATTTTAACTGCTGGAATTTGGGTTTCGATAACTTTCATACAGCTTAAGCTCTGTGATCCCTAATAATCGCTCTGGTTAAATGGGCAATAGCGCCAATAAAAATACCGAAGACTAATACGATGGTAATATTGTAAGCCCTTCTTGGCATGCTTCTGTATTGAGGCATACTTGGTTGTTGTAATACCGAAATTTGCTTTAAGGTGCGCGCTGCTTCCACACGTGTACCCTCCAACGCAGCGAGCGTTGTAGAATACATTTCTAAGGCGAATTGTGCACGCAGTTGTAATGTCTCAAACTCCGAGCTGAGGCGGTTCAGTGCATTTCCCTCGACACTGGCTAGTTTTGCACGCTCAATCTCCGCTTGCTCTCGTAGTGAACGAAGCTCACTTTGCAAGCGCACGCGCTCAGGGCTGGTGGGCGATTGAAAGTCAGCGAGCGCTTTGTCGCGAGCTCCCAACACGGCAATTTGCGCTTCGAGTTCTGCCACTGTGGTGAAAATAGCTTCGACTGTGCCACTTGGAGACACTAAGCCATGCTCATTTTGAAATGCTAATAAGTTATCTCGTGCTTCAAATAAACGCTGTTCTAATTCGTCGGCTTGCTCTTCAATGAAACGAACTTGCTCGAGCGCAAGGCGTTGCCCCATTTCATTCATGTGCTGCTCGCCTTCGGCAATAAGCGTTTGGGTGATGCGTTGCGCCAATACCGGGTCATATGCTTGCGCTTGAATACGCAAAACACCCGCATAGTCGTCGAACTCAACACGAATGCGCTCTAGCATGTAGGCGTGGAATTTTTCCATTGGAACATCTATACCCGAAAGCCGCGCTGGGCGGTCTATATTCTTCCCAGTAAAATGCTCGCGCAATGACAGCTGCTCTTCGAGCTTAATCATCATGTCAACAGACAACATATGATCCCGCAACAAAAGCAGATCACCTGCACTCGCTGCTCCCGACAGCAACGAAGTTATATTCATGGTTTGCATGTTAATTTGTGGGCTGTCGATGACTACATGCGCTTCTGAAACATAGCGGCCCTTGGCCCAAATTCCCCAGTAGAAAATAAGCGCGAACATAACAACAAACACAACGGCCCAATGCGGGTGTCTTTTAGAAAGCTCTTTAATTTTATTTAAATTCACAGTTATTTTTTCTTTTTACCAATAGTTTCGTAATAGGCGTCGATAGCGTCATCCAGTTTGTCGTACCAATGCGCTTTGCCGTTATGTAAGAAAATGCCCGCTTGGCAAAGTTCTTTGAGAATATTCACACTATGCGACACCATGATGAGGCTGGCTTGCCCAACACGCTCTCGAAAGGCCTTTTTCGCCTTCTCTTTGAAGCTCACATCGCCCACTGCCGTCGCTTCGTCTGAGAGGTAAACATCGAAGTCGAACGCCAGTGACATACCAAAAGCAACGCGGCTGCGCATACCACTCGAATAAGTACTCACCGGTTGTTCGAAGGCTTTCCCAATTTCTGCAAACTCTTGTACACGCTGGATCACGTTTTCTATATCGTTGCCAGCCCCCATAATACGTGCGACAAATTTCACATTCTGCCGTGCGCTCATGGAGCCTTGAAAGCCCCCAGTGAGACCAATTGGCCATGAAATTCGGCAGTTGCTCTCAATGTGTCCCTTATCCGGGGCATCCATTCCGCCTAAAATTCGAAGCAAGGTAGATTTCCCTGCACCATTTTTACCCACAAGCCCAACTGAGACGCCTCG
This genomic interval from Idiomarinaceae bacterium HL-53 contains the following:
- a CDS encoding dTDP-4-dehydrorhamnose 3,5-epimerase; its protein translation is MKVIETQIPAVKIIEPHVFQDKRGFFMESFNQRAFEEAIGESVQFVQDNHSKSSLGVLRGLHYQIAQAQGKLVRVTQGEVFDVAVDLRESSPTFGDWVAARLTADNFKQMWVPAGFAHGFLVLSETAEFLYKTTDYYAPEHERAIRWDDPTLAIDWPLQELKEKTGQLLASAQAAPKVSKKDAQAPNFTDAEYFA
- a CDS encoding capsular polysaccharide transport system permease protein translates to MNLNKIKELSKRHPHWAVVFVVMFALIFYWGIWAKGRYVSEAHVVIDSPQINMQTMNITSLLSGAASAGDLLLLRDHMLSVDMMIKLEEQLSLREHFTGKNIDRPARLSGIDVPMEKFHAYMLERIRVEFDDYAGVLRIQAQAYDPVLAQRITQTLIAEGEQHMNEMGQRLALEQVRFIEEQADELEQRLFEARDNLLAFQNEHGLVSPSGTVEAIFTTVAELEAQIAVLGARDKALADFQSPTSPERVRLQSELRSLREQAEIERAKLASVEGNALNRLSSEFETLQLRAQFALEMYSTTLAALEGTRVEAARTLKQISVLQQPSMPQYRSMPRRAYNITIVLVFGIFIGAIAHLTRAIIRDHRA
- a CDS encoding capsular polysaccharide transport system ATP-binding protein is translated as MSEKLAPADMSAPPVIQVQDLWKKYHGPFGGDWVLQGVNFTIPRGVSVGLVGKNGAGKSTLLRILGGMDAPDKGHIESNCRISWPIGLTGGFQGSMSARQNVKFVARIMGAGNDIENVIQRVQEFAEIGKAFEQPVSTYSSGMRSRVAFGMSLAFDFDVYLSDEATAVGDVSFKEKAKKAFRERVGQASLIMVSHSVNILKELCQAGIFLHNGKAHWYDKLDDAIDAYYETIGKKKK